A single window of Polaribacter sp. SA4-10 DNA harbors:
- a CDS encoding EF-hand domain-containing protein, which translates to MSAKDNILRKIRILITNQFDSPEEAFRFFDSDKEGRLRKSEIKKLLKGAEVNGFLRSVVANELLKGYDIFSDDTINWEEFKVAISELERDL; encoded by the coding sequence ATGAGCGCAAAAGACAATATTTTAAGAAAAATTAGAATTTTAATTACCAATCAATTTGATAGTCCAGAAGAAGCATTTCGTTTTTTTGATTCAGATAAAGAGGGTAGATTAAGAAAGTCTGAAATAAAAAAATTATTAAAAGGTGCTGAAGTAAATGGTTTCTTAAGAAGTGTTGTTGCAAATGAGTTATTAAAAGGATATGATATATTTAGTGATGATACTATCAATTGGGAAGAATTTAAAGTAGCAATTTCTGAACTAGAAAGAGATTTATAA
- the lepA gene encoding translation elongation factor 4, giving the protein MKNIRNFCIIAHIDHGKSTLADRLLEYTGSVTDREKKDQLLDSMDLERERGITIKSHAIQMDFEHKGEQYVLNLIDTPGHVDFSYEVSRSIAACEGALLIVDAAQSIQAQTISNLYLALENDLEIIPILNKVDLPSANPEEVTDDIVDLLGCDPEDIIHASGKTGFGVDNILEAIIDRIPAPKGDPEAPLQALIFDSVYNSYRGIETYFRVFNGEIKKGQRIKFLATNNEYFADEVGTLKLEQVVRKSVKAGDVGYLITGIKTAKEVKVGDTITDALNPTTEIIDGFEDVKPMVFAGIYPVDTEDFEELRYSMEKLQLNDASLVFAPESSAALGFGFRCGFLGMLHMEIIQERLEREFNMTVITTVPNVSYHAYSKKNPNELILLNNPTDLPDPSRLDRVEEPFIKASIITKSDFVGQVMSLCIEKRGEITNQTYLTTERVELTFDMPLAEIVFDFYDRLKTVSKGYASFDYSPIGMRESKLVRVDILLNAQPVDALSALLHADNAFTIGKKIVEKLKELIPRQQFDIPIQAAIGAKIIARETTKALRKDVTAKCYGGDISRKRKLLEKQKKGKKRMRQVGNVEIPQEAFMAVLKLND; this is encoded by the coding sequence ATGAAGAATATTAGAAACTTTTGCATTATCGCACATATTGATCATGGTAAAAGTACGTTAGCAGATAGATTGTTAGAATATACAGGCTCTGTAACAGATCGTGAAAAGAAAGATCAGTTATTAGATAGTATGGATTTAGAACGCGAACGTGGAATTACCATAAAATCGCACGCTATTCAAATGGATTTTGAACATAAAGGAGAGCAATATGTTTTAAATTTAATTGATACTCCAGGTCATGTAGATTTTTCTTACGAAGTTTCTCGTTCAATTGCTGCTTGTGAAGGCGCTTTGCTAATTGTAGATGCTGCACAAAGTATACAAGCACAAACAATTTCTAACTTATACTTGGCTTTAGAGAATGATTTAGAGATTATTCCTATTTTAAATAAAGTAGATTTACCTTCTGCAAACCCAGAAGAAGTAACAGATGATATTGTAGATTTATTAGGTTGTGATCCAGAAGATATTATTCACGCTAGTGGAAAAACAGGTTTTGGGGTAGATAATATATTAGAAGCAATTATAGATAGAATCCCTGCACCAAAAGGAGATCCCGAAGCACCATTACAAGCCTTAATTTTTGATTCAGTTTATAATTCTTACAGAGGAATTGAAACCTATTTTAGAGTTTTTAATGGAGAAATTAAAAAAGGACAGCGTATTAAATTTTTGGCAACTAATAATGAGTATTTTGCTGATGAAGTAGGAACTCTAAAATTAGAGCAAGTTGTTAGGAAATCTGTAAAAGCAGGGGATGTTGGATATTTAATTACAGGTATTAAAACAGCAAAAGAAGTAAAAGTAGGAGATACAATTACAGATGCATTAAACCCTACAACAGAAATTATTGATGGTTTTGAAGATGTAAAACCAATGGTTTTTGCAGGTATTTATCCTGTAGATACAGAAGATTTTGAAGAATTGCGTTATTCTATGGAAAAACTGCAATTAAATGATGCTTCTTTAGTATTTGCGCCAGAAAGCTCTGCGGCTTTAGGTTTTGGTTTTCGTTGTGGATTCTTAGGAATGTTACACATGGAAATTATTCAAGAACGATTAGAACGTGAGTTTAATATGACCGTTATTACAACAGTTCCTAACGTTTCTTACCACGCTTATTCTAAGAAAAACCCTAATGAATTGATTCTTTTGAATAATCCAACAGATTTACCAGATCCATCTAGATTAGATAGAGTAGAAGAACCTTTTATTAAGGCTTCAATAATTACTAAATCAGATTTTGTTGGTCAAGTAATGAGCTTGTGTATAGAAAAACGTGGAGAAATCACCAATCAAACGTATTTAACAACAGAAAGAGTAGAGTTAACTTTTGATATGCCTTTGGCAGAAATTGTTTTCGATTTTTACGATCGTCTAAAAACAGTTTCTAAAGGATATGCTTCTTTTGATTATTCTCCTATAGGAATGAGAGAATCAAAATTAGTACGTGTAGATATTTTATTAAATGCACAACCAGTAGATGCACTTTCTGCGCTTTTACATGCAGATAATGCGTTTACAATTGGTAAGAAAATAGTTGAAAAGTTAAAAGAATTAATACCAAGACAACAGTTCGATATTCCTATTCAGGCAGCAATTGGAGCAAAAATTATTGCGCGTGAAACTACAAAAGCATTACGTAAAGATGTAACTGCCAAATGTTATGGAGGAGATATTTCTAGAAAACGTAAACTGTTAGAAAAGCAGAAAAAAGGAAAGAAAAGAATGCGTCAAGTTGGTAATGTAGAAATTCCGCAAGAAGCGTTTATGGCAGTTTTAAAGCTGAATGACTAG